A genomic segment from Pristiophorus japonicus isolate sPriJap1 unplaced genomic scaffold, sPriJap1.hap1 HAP1_SCAFFOLD_1720, whole genome shotgun sequence encodes:
- the LOC139243541 gene encoding replication factor C subunit 4-like: protein MQAFLKGTGVIGTKPAKEKAAAGTSGENKKQKAVPWVEKYRPKCMAEVAFQEEVVAVLKKSLEGADLPNLLFYGPPGTGKTSTILAAARELFGPELYRKRILELNASDERGIQVVREKVKNFAQLAVAGTRT, encoded by the exons ATGCAAGCTTTTTTAAAAGGAACTGGAGTTATCGGCACGAAACCAGCAAAAGAAAAAGCTGCAGCAGGAACCAGCGGAGAGAACAAGAAGCAAAAGGCAGTTCCATGGGTGGAGAAATA TCGCCCAAAATGTATGGCTGAAGTGGCATTTCAGGAGGAAGTTGTGGCTGTGCTGAAGAAGTCATTAGAAGGAGCTGAT CTTCCCAACCTGCTTTTTTACGGCCCTCCGGGGACAGGGAAAACATCAACAATATTGGCTGCAGCAAGAGAACTCTTTGG GCCTGAATTATACCGCAAGAGAATTCTTGAACTGAATGCTTCGGATGAACGTGGTATCCAGGTTGTGCGAGAAAAGGTGAAAAATTTCGCACAATTAGCTGTAGCAGGAACTCGCACAGA